The Arabidopsis thaliana chromosome 5, partial sequence genomic interval GAAACAGATTCCAGAAAAATTACAATCGGTTCTATCAATGTGTTTACtctaatatgttttttttttgtgtgtttttctctGTTCCGAGGATTCCTCATTTGTCTGATGACATGCACAAttacaacaatatatatagagagaaatgTCTTTCGatataagtttattttgtttctattggTAAAAATGTAACTTTAGTTTGAACTTCCCCAAAGAAAAATTCTTGGCTTATCATCCAATCCAGTAATTGATTTGTCATTCTATATAGtccaaatataattattaatctCTAGAATGAATGTAGATTTTGGACCATCCATTAGATAAAATCCTTACCTATTGTCAATTTGTCATGTCTCAAACACGTCCACAAGTTAAGGCCAATAAGTTCCACATACAAATCAATGATAAAGTTAATACTGTACTTATCAAAGGCataatttgtgtgttttcttctcaatAACATCCGCATCTCAGAGATAACTATCACCTGTTATTTTGTCCAAACATTAAATGACCTCTACTCTCAACCCATTTAATGCACATAATAAATGCTAAAAAGTACACCTGTGTGAtccaataaattaataatatttctctgtttcataatACTAGTATTTCATAACTTTAAAGAAATTTACATAAGTTAATACAAGTATGAACAATGAAGTATGTCAATGTTAAAACAGTGAACATATCCATCCGTACTTGTTGAGTTACAAAAGCTTGATGCTTAAAGTACCACAAGGTCAAGGTTTAATTTGTCTTGTCTAGTTGTCTATAGAGCTTCGAGTATTGTTGTTGCGGAGAGATCCAAGCTGAAAGTGACCGGGAGGTGCCGATGTAGAGAGGTCTAAAATAGAAGCTTTCATATCGATAGTTTCTTCCACTTATCGAAAAGAGAAATCCTCTCCTGTAAATCGAAAAGAATCTTTAGAGTTGACtaaacttttgtttactttacCTATTCACATAACTTGAAATTTATTAGTCAAaagtttagaagaaaaaacaaaaaaattcgcaaaagaaaaacacgaTAATATAGCtgaacaagaaaatcaaaaacaaaattgtattttggcAGAAAATGAAACCTATATTCATTCATAAGGGAAGGGAAACAGcccaaaaattgaaaagtcaacaaaattgaataaagAACAAGTTGGTAGTCCGACAAAAGCCCAGTTGTTCTGACTTTCAACGTCATCAAAACTAAGGAAACTACCGGAAAAGACATCACATATTCACACGAACTCTTCTAGacttttttgacattttcatttctctcatcgttttcttttttatcattaCTTCTTTGAATCTTTGGTTATAACCATTAAAGAATTCAACTGGTATGCGCATAAATTTCCGCATAACTCCATTAATATAATCAGGAGACCAATTCACTGGACTCAAATTTgattcgtcttcttcttctctctctctctccatttgTCAAGAAGCTGTTGAATCATCGTCCCCCACGAGTTTTGGAAAAAGCTTGCAAGTCAAATATCAATAGGTACTCTATCTTCAACTCTGATGATTGATCATAGCCGTTCAATTGGCTAACAAgatcttttatcttttgagtattttgttatctaaattataatattatccATTAAGGTttcaacttgttttgttttgttttgcccAGAAAATGTCTCTGTAACTTACATttaattaaacttaaaaaccAGACCAATTCatgactctctctctcttcttctctctgttttgtctctttaaGCACGACTAGAgattaaggaaacaaaagcttGAACCTTTGTAGTCAAAATCATcaggtatatatatcttcaaaaatCTCTCTATAGTTTCAACAAAACcctgatgatgataaagaagaatgatgatgataatcagATCTTAGCCGTTGGAAATCCAGAGATGGGAGACGGAGCTTTAATCGTAGCGGTGGCTATCAAAGGGAACAATAGCAAAACCAAAGGCGTTGTTCGATGGGCACTTCAAGAATTTGCTTCTCAAGAACATGTCGTCTTCAAGCTCTTACATGTCCAACCAAGTAAGTTCCTTATATTCTCTAAACTTCTACAAAAGTAACAGACTTTAAGTCAAATTTAGATCTGATATTGTTGAGTTAAAAACAGGAGATTCGAATTCGGTTTCAACTACAAGAAAAGATTTGACCACAAGTGTTTACAAAAAAGATGTTGATAGAAAAACCAGAGAGATGCTTCTTCCAAGCAGAGACATGTTTGTTCATAGAGAGGTATATTCGTAACTTCTCTCACAGATTTGATCTGTTATTTTAGTATGAATCTAAAATCTTGTGAAATGTGAATAGGTTCAATTGGATATAATGGTGCTTGAATCAGACGATATAGCTGATGCAATCTCTAAAGCAGTTCAAGATCATGGAATTAGTGAGCTAGTCATTGGAGCTTCCTCTTCAATCATCTTCTCATGGTAACATTTAAAACACAATCTCTTAGCTTTAGATTTCCATCAGATTGTTtaatctttttccttttgtagGAAGTTGAAGAGAAGCAACTTGTCTTCAAGAATTGCAGATGCTACACCAAGATTTTGCTCAGTTCATGTTATCTCTAAAGGAAAGCTTCTCAATGTTCGTAAATCCGATATGGACACCGAAACGAGCATTGCAGACGATAGAAGCGAAAGCCGGTTCTCTTCAGATAGCCATTCAGGTAAAAACTTACTCTGCAGTACACAAAGTAAAACCGGTTCCACCAGTTTGATTTGTTACACATTTTAGGAACAGTAAGTTCGACATCGAGTCATCAATTCTCATCAACACCTTTACTCTTCCAACGAATCCAAGCCCTAACAACCGTGAACCAGAAGGTTGGAACAAACATTGGAAAACAGAACAATGAAccgcatcatcatcatcataacagAGCTGGGTCTCTAGACGTGGATGAATCAAAGTTACTGAACCAGAAGGGCTTTTATCGAACAAGCAGCTCCGGAATCGGGTATGGAGGAAGTGATATCAGTAGCTGGAGAAGCTCTCAGATGGAAGAGGCTTCAAGCTCAAGTACCTACAGTGACCCTACTTCATCTAGTAGCCAGGTTTATTTTCCTTCTCAAAACCAGTTGATAATGAGTGAAGTTACACATTCTGTTTTACTAATGTGGGATTCATAACAAGCAGATACATAAAGACTTTGAGTTAGAGAAGCTGAAGATTGAACTCCGTCACATTAAAGGAATGTATGCAGTTGCTCAAAGCGAAGTCATCGATGCTTCTAAAaaggtttatttttgttacaataATTTAGAAAGTTGCTTTATTTAGATATTGGGAATGATTtgtatcctctgttttctttttattagaTGCAAGATCTGAACCAGCGGCGATCAGAGGAAGCTACAAGGCTCAAGAACTTAAcgataagagaagaagaagcggatGAAGTGGTGGAAATGGAGAGGGAGAGACAAGAGGATGCGGAAAACGAAGCTGAGCTCGTGAGAGAATGCATTGAGAGAGAAACCGAagagagacttgaggcggaAGCAAGAGCGGAAGAGGTTAGAAAAGAGAAGCAGAGGTTAGAGGATGCACTTGAAGGTGGACCGCTTCAACGCCAACAATACATGAAATTTGAGTGGGAAGAGATCGTCGAGGCGACGTCATCTTTCTCGGATGAACTTAAGATCGGAGTCGGTGGTTACGGAAGCGTATATAGGTGTAACTTGCATCACACGACAGTAGCTGTCAAGGTTCTTCATTCAGACAAAAGTAGTTTAACCAAACAGTTTCACCAAGAGGTAAATAAACATTCTTCACTTCTTAAACCTCCAAGCAAAATTACTGTTCTCCTAAAACGATGGCGTTCTCTTTGATACTTGTTCAGCTTGAGATTCTTAGCAAGATTCGTCATCCACACTTGCTTCTCCTCCTAGGCGCGTGTCCTGAACGCGGAAGCTTAGTTTACGAGTATATGCACAACGGAAGCCTTGAGGAAAGACTCATGAAACGCCGACCAAACGTTGACACACCGCAACCGCCGCCATTACGGTGGTTCGAGCGGTTCCGAATCGCTTGGGAGATCGCTTCAGCACTCTACTTTCTCCACACAAACGAACCAAGACCAATCGTTCACCGCGATCTTAAACCAGCCAATATCCTCCTAGACCGGAACAATGTGAGCAAAATCGGAGACGTAGGCCTTTCCAAAATGGTTAATCTTGATCCTTCTCATGCCTCAACGGTTTTCAACGAAACCGGTCCAGTTGGAACATTCTTCTACATAGATCCTGAATACCAAAGAACCGGAGTGGTAACTCCCGAATCTGATATCTACGCGTTTGGAATCATACTTCTTCAGCTAGTCACAGCTAGATCCGCGATGGGTTTGGCTCATTCGATAGAGAAAGCGTTGAGAGATCAAACCGGGAAATTTACAGAGATCTTGGATAAAACTGCTGGAGATTGGCCGGTTAAGGAAGCTAAAGAGATGGTTATGATAGGGCTTAGATGTGCAGAGATGAGAAAGCGTGATCGTCCTGATTTAGGGAAAGAGATTTTGCCGGTTCTTGAACGGTTAAAGGAAGTTGCGTCTATCGCAAGGAACATGTTTGCTGATAACCTAATTGATCATCACCATAACGCTCCGACCCATTTCTACTGTCCAATAACAAAGGTAATGAATGATACGAAAATCTTACATTTTATGTCAGATTTTTGATACgttatgtgttttgatttggtttatgGGGTCATTGATGAAATTAGGATGTGATGGAGAATCCATGTGTTGCTTCGGATGGATATACGTATGAGAAGAGAGCGATTAAGGAATGGCTTCAGAAGAATCATAAATCTCCAATGACGGATTTGCCCTTTCCTAgtgattctcttcttcctaatcattctcttctttctgCAATCAAGGAGTGGAGATCacaactaattaaataaattaattaaaggTTCTTAAATTTATACGGCTAAATTCGTCAATTAACATGAATCgttgtggtttttgttttgtcatacCATTCTTGCGCACAAACGTTGATGAAATATTCGAGCTTTTGtgtgtaaattttttttaccttatttgtttgattgtatTATAGGTTTTGACTGCATATTTGCAAGAAGAATATAATAgtgttgatttttgttgtgtcgtattttcttataaaagtaTACATATCAATACTAAcgaaaaacatatatgaatCCAATCcaatatgaatatgaaaactcttcgttttttaaaaatcttttagttGTGTATGATTTTATTATCAAACATGAGATAGTATCGTAAAAGTTGGCCTATCGTTTATACTACGAAGATACCCATATCATTTactattttgtatttttgtttgtttctctaaCATCTATCGGTTTCTTAGTGAAAAAAgtctaaaatattaaaatggtATGTTTTGTCATGTTGGATTTTGTTGAATATATGCAATTGTTAACTAGGTTAGTAACTTAGTATACATGAGATGAGATCTGACACCTAGGCCATTAAATTGTGTGGGTTCTATATGATATAGCTATGAAAGACATAAATATGGTTATAGAATAATAAATGGGCTAGCCAAACGAATACtgaatttacaaaaataacatttgagcATTGTTCACACATTCTATCATGCACTTATCTACCTGGAATGatagagttttctttttcctttatcCTTTTTTCATATAGTATTAGTTACAAACGAAGAAACTTTAACAAAGGTAAACAAATATACGTTAATAAGTTCGAACTATACGTCAATTATGAATTATGTCTAAACCAAACGATGTTCAAAACATAGAAGTAATAAGAATTACATTATAACAACAAACAGTATATGTAACTATGTAAGAGAATCATTGCAATAATTTATATTCTATATGTCGTTTAGTTTGCACACATGCACACATAGGGAAAAAGAACTTTATCCTAATATGAAGTGATTAAATATCAGAATGGAAATTATGCaatacaaatagaaaaataaaacaacaaagtaaaaaatctctaaaaaaatttagtaaacaAAAGTTGCAATTGAGTTGTGGTTGTTGAAAGGGGAGTGACATGAAGGTCCCCCCACCACCTTATTTGATACGTATGGTGATTGGTGGGGCTATCAAAGGACCATTCGACGTCGGAGTATAATTTTGTCATTATAATCAAGATTTTCTCTAATTGAAACTCTACACTAacctttcttttgttgtggCTAATTTTTGTATACTTTGGACGTAATAGTTCTGTTATTGGCTCTTAAATGATGTGGAAACTATTAAGAAGGTTCCATTAAGTCTAAGTGTTAATTTCTCATTTCCTTAAACTAGAAAGAAGGTTccataaaaagttaaaaggcAATGTCTAGTAAAGAGTAGTTAGGTAGTtttcacaagaaaaatacatCCTTTATAAGATTGATTAGCATtcctaacatttttttttgggaggTGATTTCGtaccaaaaacagaaacaaaattttaatacgTTTTCACAGTACAATGCCAAAATCTAATTCTAATATGACAAAGTTAAAATAGTCGTTCCAATAAATTGACCTATACAATTTGGTTTATACCAGTAGGTCATAAACTTATACAATTGGTTGAGAACTTGGCAGGGGAATAAAAACACACAAGTTTTCAATAATAGCGAACAAAAACAACTCATAAGTCCACATTGATACAACTAATTAAAACATGTTTCAGATCTCTCTATATCATTtacttcatctccatcacaTACCATCTACACATCTCTCTGTATCTCTACtgtaaacaaataaagtttCAATTATTCATACACTTTTTCTTATTCCATTTTGTATTCTCACACCTAAAGATTCCAACTTTAAATCTCTTGCTTAATACTCAAAATCCAATTTCCTTgtctacaaaagaaaaaccaaaaaatccaACACTATTCCATGAGATGAGAAAATCCCATTTGGTAAAACTGATACTTGCAGTATCTCTACCAACAACATTCTTGATCATGATCGCCATCATCataatcttcatcttctgtagaagaacaacaacagagACCAATGAAGTTCAATACGACGTCGAATCTCCTTACGAGAAACAAGAATTTTCCGATAACGGATCCGAAACAGAGGAGGAGCTTATCATCTTCAACGGTGGAGAAGATCTAACGATCTGCGATATACTCGATGCTCCAGGAGAAGTCATCGGAAAATCAAGCTACGGTACATTATACAAAGCGACGTTACAAAGAAGTGGGAAAGTTAGAGTTCTTAGGTTCCTTCGACCTTTATGTGCTGTGAATTCAGATTCTAAGGAGTTTAATGGCGTCATTGAGTCACTTGGGTTTGTTCGACATGATAATCTCGTTCCTCTGTTAGGGTTTTACGTTGGCAACAGAGGAGAGAAGCTTATGATTCATCCCTTCTTCGGTAGTTCCGGGAATCTTTCTGCGTTCATCAAATGTAAGTCTCTGTTttctactctgttttttttctctcgaGAAAATGCGAGGAAGCTGAAAAAGATtaaaaggaacaaacttttttaattttcggACCAAAAGAGATGTCTTGAGTTCTCTTTTTAGCTGTCTTGATTCGTGGAATCTCCTAGATTCTTGTTTTCTGGGAAACAAACAGAGTCTTGAGTTCTCGTTTTCCCGGGTAAATggtaaaaagtttttaacgCACTTATCGTTACCTATATAAGATGTCTCTGTTTTTGAAATATCTATATCGAAGATTTCTTCGTCAGATGGAATCATATTGGTAACTGTAGTCGATCCATAAGAAATCGTCTtatcttttacattttcataaatCGTAACatggaattgtttttttttatctctgacaaacaaaaaagtaagtttgtttattttgttctaGGATCACCATTATTGATCTAACTTTTGTCGGtaactacttttttttgtcacttcCCACTTAGTTTGCTCATTATATAAGACAAAATCTTTATAGATCTCGTTCCTTTAAAATCTGTAGAGCATCAACATCAgcattaatttttctaatcaaTATTCAATAGGTTGTcttaaaaacagagcatagtTTTGGCAGGTGGAGATGTTGACGCACACAAATGGAGCAACATTTTGAGTATCACCATTGGAATAGCAAAAGCTCTTGATCATCTCCATACAGGAATGCAGAAACCGATTGTTCACGGAAATCTGAAGTCGAAAAATGTTCTACTAGACAAGAGTTTTAGGCCTAGAGTCTCTGATTTCGGCTTGCATTTGCTTTTGAACCTTGCAGCTGGGCAAGAGGTTCTAGAAGCTTCAGCTGCAGAGGGTTACAAAGCGCCTGAGTTGATCAAGATGAAGGAAGTAAGCAAGGAGAGTGATGTATATAGTTTCGGTGTGATCATGCTTGAGTTAGTCTCTGGTAAAGAGCCGACAAACAAGAATCCAACGGGATCTGTACTTGATCGTAATAGGTTGTCGGATTTGTACCGTCCTGAGATTATTAGGAGATGTCTGAAGGATGGAAATGGTGTGACCGAAGAGTGTGTCCTCGAGTACTTTCAGCTTGCAATGTCTTGTTGCTCTCCATCGCCTACTCTTAGGCCGAGCTTCAAGCAAGTATTGAGGAAGCTTGAAGAGATCAGGAAATGATGCATTAGCAAACTTGACTAATTTGTGGAAGAGACATAGGAAGAGAAAGATTCAAACAATCAGAAACCTTTTTGCAAGATTGATTCAATGCGTAGGGCGGATAAGAGAGTCTTCATAGGATGATACAATACATATAACAAGTTCTAGCTTGTGGAAGTTCACAGAGAAGTAGTTAGTCTGATTATCTACAGAAGTAACTGAAGATGGATCAAGGTTTTGCTTAGGAAGGACTTTTAGAACAGAGTTATTGGAGAATAACTGAGAAAAGAGCCAACAAGAGACTCGAAGAACTTTGTAAGGCCTCTAGTAATCATAGAACATCATCTTTTTGAATGTAAATTGTCTTTGCAGTTGTATCTTTATAGCCTTGCTCGGTCTGTGCAGATATGATTCTTGAGTTGTATACCTGAAATCTCCAAGaggctctctctctctttctttctctatatatatatggttcttgttcttgaaggAGAACTTTGCAGTTTTAAGCAAAGTATCATGAACTAATCTTGTGGTGTTTGTTATAACCACAGATTCTACACTTTTTACGCTGCACTTTTCTCCATCAATACATTCagtgttttgtatatattatccTTCTGGGGATGGTATTGATCCCCAGAGCAAAACTTGTGGATTTTCCCGGGAAAATATTCAACAACAACTACCGAACTAAAACACACTGAAAAAAGTACCAGATTTAAACGGCACGGAGTGTTATAATTCTTATTACGAACGTCATGGTGTTATACTCCTTCTTTTTCAAATCGGTTTATTCTTTTTTCCGTTAAGTTTGATTTGAACCGGAATTGATCGGTTTAATCCGGATTGAACAAGCCTAGTCTTCTTCGTTTTggtgatctctctctctcctatGAATTGAATTCCACAGAGAGATTCTAAAAATCTTTCAATCCCACAGATTCGGATTTGTACTCCATACTCATGGAAGCTTCGATTTCGTTTCTGGGGTCAACAAAACCCAATATTTCCTTGTTTAACCCTTCTTCAAACGTCCTTCCTCGTAGAGATTTCCCTCTTCCTGctttgaaattgaagaaagtTTCAGTGCTGCCTCGAATCTTGCACCAGAAACGACTCATCAGAGCTCAGTGCTCTGATGGATTCAAACCAGAGGAAGACGATGGGTTTGTCCTAGAAGACGTTCCTCACTTGACCAAATTTCTCCCTGATTTACCGGTATTCGATTCTTCGCTGTTTCTGTCATGTGTTAATATCTTTGTCAAGTTATGAGTTTTTCCATCTAAAAGTATTAACTTTTCTGTTGGGTTGATGTTACTTCCCtaattgatgattttgtttctgaCATCACAGTCATATCCAAATCCATTGAAAGAAAGCCAAGCATATGCCATTGTTAAGTAAGTTCAAATTTCTACATGGCAAAGTCACTAAACTCATAAATACCTTTGAGGGTTGTAATGTATTGTTCATATGGTTTCTGTAGGCGAACTTTTGTCAGTTCCGAAGATGTGGTTGCGCAAAATGTAAGcttgatgtgtttttttctaagcttttttttttcgatttgCGGGTGTTTACTTGCTCTCAAAGCTCCCTCATTTTTAGATTGTAGTCCAGAAGGGAAGTAAGCGAGGAGTACACTTTAGGCGAGCAGGGCCTCGAGAAAGAGTatgatttcttctttaaagTGTTAAACTTTTGTGAGATTTTTCGCAACTGAAACCTGTTAAGTTTTTGGTTATACAGGTGTACTTCAGATCAGATGAAGTAAAAGCTTGCATAGTGACTTGTGGGGGCTTGTGCCCTGGAATCAATACTGTTATACGGGAAATTGTATGTGGATTGAACAATATGTATGGTGTTAATAACATTCTCGGCATTCAGGGAGGATATAGAGGCTTTTACTCCAAAAACACTATGAACCTGACACCTAAAGTAGTTAACGATATTCATAAACG includes:
- a CDS encoding U-box domain-containing protein kinase family protein; its protein translation is MMIKKNDDDNQILAVGNPEMGDGALIVAVAIKGNNSKTKGVVRWALQEFASQEHVVFKLLHVQPRDSNSVSTTRKDLTTSVYKKDVDRKTREMLLPSRDMFVHREVQLDIMVLESDDIADAISKAVQDHGISELVIGASSSIIFSWKLKRSNLSSRIADATPRFCSVHVISKGKLLNVRKSDMDTETSIADDRSESRFSSDSHSGTVSSTSSHQFSSTPLLFQRIQALTTVNQKVGTNIGKQNNEPHHHHHNRAGSLDVDESKLLNQKGFYRTSSSGIGYGGSDISSWRSSQMEEASSSSTYSDPTSSSSQIHKDFELEKLKIELRHIKGMYAVAQSEVIDASKKMQDLNQRRSEEATRLKNLTIREEEADEVVEMERERQEDAENEAELVRECIERETEERLEAEARAEEVRKEKQRLEDALEGGPLQRQQYMKFEWEEIVEATSSFSDELKIGVGGYGSVYRCNLHHTTVAVKVLHSDKSSLTKQFHQELEILSKIRHPHLLLLLGACPERGSLVYEYMHNGSLEERLMKRRPNVDTPQPPPLRWFERFRIAWEIASALYFLHTNEPRPIVHRDLKPANILLDRNNVSKIGDVGLSKMVNLDPSHASTVFNETGPVGTFFYIDPEYQRTGVVTPESDIYAFGIILLQLVTARSAMGLAHSIEKALRDQTGKFTEILDKTAGDWPVKEAKEMVMIGLRCAEMRKRDRPDLGKEILPVLERLKEVASIARNMFADNLIDHHHNAPTHFYCPITKDVMENPCVASDGYTYEKRAIKEWLQKNHKSPMTDLPFPSDSLLPNHSLLSAIKEWRSQLIK
- a CDS encoding U-box domain-containing protein kinase family protein, whose protein sequence is MGDGALIVAVAIKGNNSKTKGVVRWALQEFASQEHVVFKLLHVQPRDSNSVSTTRKDLTTSVYKKDVDRKTREMLLPSRDMFVHREVQLDIMVLESDDIADAISKAVQDHGISELVIGASSSIIFSWKLKRSNLSSRIADATPRFCSVHVISKGKLLNVRKSDMDTETSIADDRSESRFSSDSHSGTVSSTSSHQFSSTPLLFQRIQALTTVNQKVGTNIGKQNNEPHHHHHNRAGSLDVDESKLLNQKGFYRTSSSGIGYGGSDISSWRSSQMEEASSSSTYSDPTSSSSQIHKDFELEKLKIELRHIKGMYAVAQSEVIDASKKMQDLNQRRSEEATRLKNLTIREEEADEVVEMERERQEDAENEAELVRECIERETEERLEAEARAEEVRKEKQRLEDALEGGPLQRQQYMKFEWEEIVEATSSFSDELKIGVGGYGSVYRCNLHHTTVAVKVLHSDKSSLTKQFHQELEILSKIRHPHLLLLLGACPERGSLVYEYMHNGSLEERLMKRRPNVDTPQPPPLRWFERFRIAWEIASALYFLHTNEPRPIVHRDLKPANILLDRNNVSKIGDVGLSKMVNLDPSHASTVFNETGPVGTFFYIDPEYQRTGVVTPESDIYAFGIILLQLVTARSAMGLAHSIEKALRDQTGKFTEILDKTAGDWPVKEAKEMVMIGLRCAEMRKRDRPDLGKEILPVLERLKEVASIARNMFADNLIDHHHNAPTHFYCPITKDVMENPCVASDGYTYEKRAIKEWLQKNHKSPMTDLPFPSDSLLPNHSLLSAIKEWRSQLIK
- a CDS encoding U-box domain-containing protein kinase family protein (U-box domain-containing protein kinase family protein; FUNCTIONS IN: ubiquitin-protein ligase activity, protein serine/threonine kinase activity, protein kinase activity, kinase activity, ATP binding; INVOLVED IN: protein amino acid phosphorylation, protein ubiquitination, response to stress; EXPRESSED IN: 21 plant structures; EXPRESSED DURING: 13 growth stages; CONTAINS InterPro DOMAIN/s: UspA (InterPro:IPR006016), Protein kinase, ATP binding site (InterPro:IPR017441), U box domain (InterPro:IPR003613), Serine/threonine-protein kinase domain (InterPro:IPR002290), Serine-threonine/tyrosine-protein kinase (InterPro:IPR001245), Protein kinase-like domain (InterPro:IPR011009), Serine/threonine-protein kinase, active site (InterPro:IPR008271), Protein kinase, catalytic domain (InterPro:IPR000719), Tyrosine-protein kinase, catalytic domain (InterPro:IPR020635); BEST Arabidopsis thaliana protein match is: U-box domain-containing protein kinase family protein (TAIR:AT4G25160.1).), with product MGDGALIVAVAIKGNNSKTKGVVRWALQEFASQEHVVFKLLHVQPRDSNSVSTTRKDLTTSVYKKDVDRKTREMLLPSRDMFVHREVQLDIMVLESDDIADAISKAVQDHGISELVIGASSSIIFSWKLKRSNLSSRIADATPRFCSVHVISKGKLLNVRKSDMDTETSIADDRSESRFSSDSHSVSSTSSHQFSSTPLLFQRIQALTTVNQKVGTNIGKQNNEPHHHHHNRAGSLDVDESKLLNQKGFYRTSSSGIGYGGSDISSWRSSQMEEASSSSTYSDPTSSSSQIHKDFELEKLKIELRHIKGMYAVAQSEVIDASKKMQDLNQRRSEEATRLKNLTIREEEADEVVEMERERQEDAENEAELVRECIERETEERLEAEARAEEVRKEKQRLEDALEGGPLQRQQYMKFEWEEIVEATSSFSDELKIGVGGYGSVYRCNLHHTTVAVKVLHSDKSSLTKQFHQELEILSKIRHPHLLLLLGACPERGSLVYEYMHNGSLEERLMKRRPNVDTPQPPPLRWFERFRIAWEIASALYFLHTNEPRPIVHRDLKPANILLDRNNVSKIGDVGLSKMVNLDPSHASTVFNETGPVGTFFYIDPEYQRTGVVTPESDIYAFGIILLQLVTARSAMGLAHSIEKALRDQTGKFTEILDKTAGDWPVKEAKEMVMIGLRCAEMRKRDRPDLGKEILPVLERLKEVASIARNMFADNLIDHHHNAPTHFYCPITKDVMENPCVASDGYTYEKRAIKEWLQKNHKSPMTDLPFPSDSLLPNHSLLSAIKEWRSQLIK
- a CDS encoding Protein kinase superfamily protein (Protein kinase superfamily protein; FUNCTIONS IN: protein serine/threonine kinase activity, protein kinase activity, kinase activity, ATP binding; INVOLVED IN: protein amino acid phosphorylation; LOCATED IN: endomembrane system; EXPRESSED IN: 16 plant structures; EXPRESSED DURING: 12 growth stages; CONTAINS InterPro DOMAIN/s: Protein kinase, catalytic domain (InterPro:IPR000719), Serine/threonine-protein kinase domain (InterPro:IPR002290), Serine-threonine/tyrosine-protein kinase (InterPro:IPR001245), Tyrosine-protein kinase, catalytic domain (InterPro:IPR020635), Protein kinase-like domain (InterPro:IPR011009); BEST Arabidopsis thaliana protein match is: Protein kinase superfamily protein (TAIR:AT5G07620.1); Has 83143 Blast hits to 82386 proteins in 2669 species: Archae - 65; Bacteria - 8087; Metazoa - 31019; Fungi - 5483; Plants - 27570; Viruses - 202; Other Eukaryotes - 10717 (source: NCBI BLink).), with product MRKSHLVKLILAVSLPTTFLIMIAIIIIFIFCRRTTTETNEVQYDVESPYEKQEFSDNGSETEEELIIFNGGEDLTICDILDAPGEVIGKSSYGTLYKATLQRSGKVRVLRFLRPLCAVNSDSKEFNGVIESLGFVRHDNLVPLLGFYVGNRGEKLMIHPFFGSSGNLSAFIKFLAGGDVDAHKWSNILSITIGIAKALDHLHTGMQKPIVHGNLKSKNVLLDKSFRPRVSDFGLHLLLNLAAGQEVLEASAAEGYKAPELIKMKEVSKESDVYSFGVIMLELVSGKEPTNKNPTGSVLDRNRLSDLYRPEIIRRCLKDGNGVTEECVLEYFQLAMSCCSPSPTLRPSFKQVLRKLEEIRK